A genome region from Prionailurus bengalensis isolate Pbe53 chromosome B4, Fcat_Pben_1.1_paternal_pri, whole genome shotgun sequence includes the following:
- the LOC122472239 gene encoding uncharacterized protein LOC122472239: MGLERTKSPFCGIKVLWVMRGRNWWREAFCPRGRCGTPRSNGVARVRIRHSCPVIVITITIVSQEGSSPKHWFHSFKNKLFQSADVPRPGMLKHALRVCLVKCHAEWSLRPSLLCAPCPRPSEQGSASRDVTAAGTKCTAANIVVSPNAPTVQTDDRKRSSQDREEVRICRRRHSTRRLIQCTFVGGLFTGTYHESWHFVAGRSMEISLLCSD, from the exons ATGGGTCTAGAAAGAACAAAATCTCCCTTCTGTGGTATAAAAG TCCTCTGGGTGATGCGAGGCCGGAACTGGTGGAGAGAGGCCTTCTGTCCCCGAGGAAGGTGTGGGACGCCCAGAAGCAATGGAGTGGCCAGGGTGCGGATAAGACACAGCTGTCCCGTCATTGTGATTACGATTACGATTGTGAGTCAAGAAGGCTCCTCACCGAAGCACTGGtttcactcttttaaaaataaactctttcagTCTGCCGATGTCCCTCGCCCGGGCATGCTGAAACACGCGTTACGCGTTTGCCTTGTTAAGTGCCACGCTGAGTGGTCGCTGAGGCCCTCCCTCCTGTgcgccccctgcccccggccGTCAGAGCAGGGCTCTGCCTCACGAGACGTCACCGCGGCAGGGACCAAGTGCACAGCAGCAAATATTGTGGTTTCGCCTAATGCCCCAACTGTGCAAACAGATGACCGAAAGCGTAGTTCACAAGACAGAGAGGAGGTCAGAATCTGTCGGCGCAGACACTCCACACGGCGACTGATACAATGCACTTTCGTAGGGGGCTTATTTACGGGAACATATCATGAGTCTTGGCATTTCGTAGCAGGACGTTCCATGGaaatttcccttctctgctcagaCTAA